A genomic window from Flavobacterium azooxidireducens includes:
- a CDS encoding OmpA family protein: MKSVFFSLLFLFTSHIISAQEQSSYYFDTNKYELKNSEIQKLNEWISKNKEVKIVAINGYTDEDGTIGFNDTLAQKRVDFIYQFVKDKVKIRDDFKTRSFGKLHKQSDNKAENRRVTVFYIEAKDLAREDEILGITKEEITPKPKPKKQFPEAIVIENPNGTESTFELNVEFMQQVDAAKPGEKLKLENLNFQLNTFAIVNESRGKLYELLIVMQQNPELSIDIQGHLCCMPTDRTNLSTQRAKAISQFLRMNGIENSRVTYQGFGSSQPIHPLPEKNEEERAANRRVEIEIVKN; encoded by the coding sequence ATGAAATCGGTATTTTTTTCACTTCTTTTTTTATTCACCTCTCACATTATTTCTGCTCAGGAACAGTCATCTTATTATTTTGACACCAATAAATATGAACTTAAAAATTCAGAAATTCAGAAATTAAACGAATGGATTTCGAAAAACAAAGAAGTCAAAATCGTTGCTATTAACGGTTATACTGACGAAGATGGAACGATAGGTTTTAATGATACATTAGCCCAAAAACGAGTCGATTTTATTTATCAATTTGTAAAAGATAAAGTCAAAATCAGAGATGATTTTAAAACCCGAAGTTTTGGAAAGTTACACAAACAATCCGACAATAAAGCAGAAAATAGAAGAGTTACCGTTTTTTATATTGAAGCAAAAGATTTAGCCAGAGAAGACGAAATTTTAGGAATCACAAAAGAGGAAATTACTCCAAAACCCAAACCAAAAAAACAATTTCCGGAAGCAATCGTGATTGAAAATCCTAACGGAACCGAATCTACTTTCGAGCTAAATGTGGAATTTATGCAACAAGTTGATGCCGCAAAACCGGGTGAAAAATTAAAATTGGAAAACCTTAATTTTCAATTAAACACATTTGCAATTGTAAACGAAAGTCGCGGAAAATTATATGAATTACTCATCGTGATGCAACAAAACCCAGAACTTTCAATCGATATTCAAGGTCATTTGTGTTGTATGCCAACGGACAGAACTAATTTATCAACTCAACGAGCCAAAGCAATTAGTCAGTTTTTACGAATGAACGGAATTGAAAATTCGAGAGTGACTTATCAAGGTTTTGGTAGTTCGCAACCCATCCATCCGTTACCGGAAAAGAACGAAGAAGAAAGAGCCGCCAATCGTAGAGTAGAAATTGAAATTGTTAAGAATTGA
- a CDS encoding glutamine synthetase III family protein, with translation MSTLRFQALKDASSRKPVKFEESGRKSELFGSNVFNDKSMRQYLTADAYKGVKDAVQHGTKIDRKLADYIALGMKEWALAKGVTHYTHWFQPLTGSTAEKHDAFFETSYDGSDPVEKFGGGQLVQQEPDASSFPNGGIRNTFEARGYTAWDPTSPAFIFGTTLCIPTVFISYTGEALDYKTPLLRALNSVDEAATEVCKYFDKNVKKVTATLGWEQEYFLVDSSLANSRPDLMLTGRTLLGHTSAKGQQLDDHYFGSIPSRALAYMRELEEECMLLGIPVKTRHNEVAPNQFELAPIFEETNLAVDHNSLLMDVMSKVGERHDFKVLFHEKPFKGVNGSGKHNNWSLATDTGVNLLSPGKTPMSNLQFLSFFINTIKAVNEYEELLRAAIATASNDHRLGANEAPPAIISVFIGEQLTKVLENLEGVSKGKLSPEEKTDLKLNVVGKIPDVMLDNTDRNRTSPFAFTGNKFEFRAVGSSANCANAMTTLNSIVAKQLKEFKKEVDALIEKKDLKKDEAIFNVLREYIKTTKNILFEGDGYSEEWEKEAKKRGLSNHKTTPTALKAKVSKKALDLFNDLNVMNHVEVEARYEIELEEYTKKIQIEGRVLGDIARNHVIPTAIRYQNTLIENVRGLKEIFGKDFEKIAKEQISLIKEISAHIEGINSNVEAMTEARKKANALTDAQKMAETYCDKVKPYFEIIREHCDKLELLVDDEIWTLTKYRELLFTR, from the coding sequence ATGTCAACGTTACGTTTTCAAGCATTAAAAGATGCATCCAGCAGAAAACCTGTAAAATTTGAAGAATCAGGAAGAAAATCTGAACTTTTCGGATCCAATGTATTCAACGACAAATCAATGCGACAGTACCTAACTGCCGATGCCTACAAAGGTGTAAAAGATGCCGTGCAACACGGAACAAAAATTGACAGAAAATTAGCCGACTACATCGCTCTTGGAATGAAAGAATGGGCGTTGGCAAAAGGCGTAACACATTATACACACTGGTTTCAACCACTTACAGGTTCAACCGCAGAAAAGCACGATGCTTTCTTTGAAACTTCGTATGACGGTTCAGATCCGGTAGAAAAATTTGGTGGCGGACAATTAGTACAACAAGAACCGGATGCTTCTTCTTTTCCAAATGGTGGAATCAGAAATACATTTGAAGCTCGCGGATATACTGCTTGGGATCCAACTTCTCCTGCATTCATCTTCGGAACGACTTTGTGTATTCCAACAGTTTTCATTTCTTATACAGGTGAAGCATTAGATTATAAAACACCATTATTAAGAGCTTTAAACTCTGTTGACGAAGCAGCAACCGAAGTCTGTAAATATTTCGATAAAAACGTAAAAAAAGTAACCGCAACGTTAGGTTGGGAACAAGAATATTTCTTAGTAGATTCATCATTAGCAAACTCGCGTCCTGATTTAATGTTAACAGGAAGAACGTTACTTGGACACACATCTGCTAAAGGACAACAATTAGACGATCATTATTTTGGATCAATTCCATCAAGAGCATTGGCTTATATGAGAGAATTGGAAGAAGAATGTATGTTATTGGGAATTCCGGTAAAAACACGTCACAATGAAGTTGCTCCAAACCAATTTGAGTTAGCTCCAATTTTTGAAGAAACTAATTTAGCCGTTGACCACAATTCATTACTAATGGACGTAATGTCAAAAGTAGGTGAACGTCATGATTTTAAAGTACTTTTCCACGAAAAACCATTCAAAGGAGTAAACGGATCAGGAAAACACAATAACTGGTCGTTGGCTACAGATACCGGCGTGAACTTACTCTCACCTGGAAAAACACCAATGAGCAACTTACAATTTTTATCATTTTTCATTAACACCATCAAAGCGGTAAATGAATATGAAGAATTGTTGAGAGCTGCCATCGCAACCGCCAGTAACGATCACAGACTTGGTGCAAACGAAGCTCCACCGGCAATTATTTCGGTTTTCATTGGTGAGCAATTAACCAAAGTTCTTGAAAATTTAGAAGGCGTTTCCAAAGGAAAACTTTCTCCGGAAGAAAAAACAGATTTAAAACTAAATGTAGTTGGAAAAATTCCGGATGTAATGTTAGACAACACGGATAGAAACAGAACCTCTCCATTTGCTTTCACAGGAAATAAATTTGAATTTAGAGCCGTTGGTTCTTCTGCAAATTGTGCCAATGCGATGACAACATTGAATTCTATCGTTGCAAAACAATTAAAAGAATTCAAAAAAGAAGTAGATGCTTTAATCGAGAAAAAAGATTTAAAGAAAGACGAAGCAATTTTCAACGTGTTGAGAGAATATATCAAAACAACAAAAAATATTCTTTTTGAAGGTGACGGTTATAGTGAAGAATGGGAAAAAGAAGCTAAAAAACGTGGATTGAGTAATCATAAAACAACTCCAACTGCTTTAAAAGCAAAAGTTTCTAAAAAAGCATTGGATTTATTCAACGATTTGAATGTAATGAACCATGTTGAGGTGGAAGCTCGTTATGAAATTGAATTGGAAGAATACACCAAAAAAATCCAAATTGAAGGAAGAGTTTTAGGAGATATTGCTAGAAATCACGTGATTCCAACGGCAATTCGTTACCAAAATACATTAATTGAAAACGTGCGTGGTTTAAAAGAAATCTTCGGAAAAGATTTTGAAAAAATTGCCAAAGAACAAATTTCATTAATCAAAGAAATTTCGGCTCACATCGAAGGAATTAATTCAAACGTAGAGGCAATGACCGAAGCTCGTAAAAAAGCAAATGCGTTAACCGATGCACAAAAAATGGCCGAAACGTATTGTGATAAAGTAAAACCTTATTTTGAAATCATCAGAGAACATTGCGATAAATTAGAACTTTTGGTTGACGACGAAATCTGGACGTTGACGAAATACAGAGAGTTGTTGTTTACGAGATAA
- a CDS encoding calcium/sodium antiporter — protein sequence MDFLFIIIGLVLLVFGGDWLLKAAVGMSLRLNISKIVIGMTVVSFATSAPELIVSVKSAMAGFPDIALGNVVGSNIANIGLILGIVMIISEMKIDESFFKTDWPAMIIASLLLFGILLYDGEISRLEGIILFILLILFIIYLLKAQKNKPVEIDLPEANQMKMYLIFIFLILGGAALYGGSELLIKGAVNVAKTFGVSDRVIAVTVVAIGTSIPELAASLIAAIKKESSISIGNVLGSNIFNILSVLGLTAIIHPIKLVDNRLITFDIYWMLGFSLILLPLVLLPKKGYLDRKAGIILLGSYILFVYLTFA from the coding sequence ATGGATTTTCTATTTATCATCATCGGATTAGTTCTTTTAGTTTTTGGAGGCGATTGGTTGCTCAAAGCAGCAGTCGGCATGTCGCTTCGACTTAATATTTCTAAAATCGTAATCGGAATGACAGTTGTGTCTTTTGCTACTTCTGCACCGGAACTAATTGTGAGTGTTAAATCTGCCATGGCGGGTTTTCCGGACATTGCTCTAGGAAACGTCGTAGGTTCCAACATCGCAAACATCGGACTAATTCTCGGTATTGTGATGATAATTAGCGAAATGAAAATCGATGAATCCTTCTTTAAAACTGATTGGCCAGCAATGATAATTGCATCCTTATTGCTGTTCGGAATATTACTTTACGACGGCGAAATCAGTAGACTCGAAGGAATAATTCTCTTTATTCTTTTAATTTTATTTATAATTTACCTCTTAAAAGCTCAAAAAAATAAACCTGTCGAAATCGATCTTCCGGAAGCTAATCAAATGAAAATGTACCTCATTTTTATCTTCTTAATACTCGGTGGTGCAGCACTCTACGGTGGTTCAGAACTTTTAATCAAAGGAGCAGTCAACGTCGCTAAAACATTCGGTGTTTCCGATCGAGTGATTGCTGTTACGGTCGTTGCCATCGGAACCAGCATACCCGAATTAGCAGCATCACTCATCGCTGCCATCAAAAAAGAAAGCTCCATTTCCATCGGAAACGTGTTAGGTTCAAACATCTTCAACATTCTTTCTGTACTCGGACTCACCGCCATCATTCACCCGATAAAATTAGTCGATAACCGCCTCATCACCTTCGATATTTATTGGATGCTCGGTTTTTCACTCATCCTTTTACCCTTAGTATTACTACCCAAAAAAGGCTACCTCGACCGCAAAGCAGGCATCATCTTGCTCGGCAGTTACATCCTTTTTGTCTATCTCACCTTTGCCTGA
- a CDS encoding DUF1543 domain-containing protein, with translation MEENQTLFMVMLGATPPGRLTEQHDIFFGIGKDLKELIPDMKAFWPEAKDQIHIDAWRKVSFVDDFTIDVVLREENLLNSEKLFFINLGGYKENEFEEYHYKVLTVAQNKAEAIKKAKATSFYKHCGFKGATSHIDDKYGVDVDDIHEIEDILSAQFKEKFQLKITKTNSDQQDGLEIGYVKIDKLLKDEN, from the coding sequence ATGGAAGAAAATCAAACTCTTTTTATGGTGATGTTGGGAGCCACTCCTCCCGGAAGATTGACTGAACAACATGATATTTTTTTTGGAATTGGTAAGGATTTAAAAGAATTAATTCCGGATATGAAAGCTTTTTGGCCGGAAGCAAAAGACCAAATTCACATTGATGCATGGCGAAAAGTTTCTTTTGTTGACGATTTTACTATTGACGTTGTTTTGCGTGAGGAAAATTTACTCAACTCCGAAAAATTATTTTTCATCAATTTAGGTGGTTACAAAGAAAATGAATTTGAAGAATATCATTATAAAGTGTTAACCGTTGCTCAAAACAAAGCCGAAGCCATCAAAAAAGCAAAAGCCACTTCGTTCTATAAACATTGCGGTTTTAAAGGAGCGACGTCGCACATTGATGATAAATACGGTGTAGATGTGGATGATATTCATGAAATTGAAGATATTCTATCCGCACAATTTAAAGAGAAATTCCAATTGAAAATTACAAAAACAAATTCAGATCAACAAGATGGTCTGGAAATTGGTTATGTAAAAATTGATAAATTATTAAAAGATGAAAATTAA
- a CDS encoding SMP-30/gluconolactonase/LRE family protein: MKIKFLLLFLLVYGKHFGQIADSKNLVAANEEVKLLADGYIFTEGPITDKNGNVFFTDQPNNQIIRWDAESGKTSVFSDNSGRSNGLYFDKKGNLIACADLNNQLWQFDKNGKHKVIYEDKVNAHNGPNDLWIDAKNGIYFTDPLYVRNYWERDSISKRTGNHVYYLSPDRKKIIAVDENLKQPNGIVGSADGKKLYVADINDQKTYSYDIQPDGMLANRQLFCEMGSDGMTIDNQGNVYLTGNGVSVFNKDGFPIAHINVPKSWTANVCFGGKNNDLLFITAMDAVYGLKMNVKGVTYGKK, translated from the coding sequence ATGAAAATTAAATTCCTACTGCTGTTTTTATTGGTTTATGGAAAACATTTCGGGCAAATTGCCGATTCTAAAAACTTAGTTGCTGCAAACGAAGAAGTAAAGCTTTTGGCGGATGGTTATATTTTTACTGAAGGACCGATTACTGATAAAAACGGAAATGTGTTTTTTACCGACCAACCCAACAATCAAATTATTCGTTGGGATGCTGAAAGTGGAAAAACCTCTGTATTTAGTGATAATTCCGGTCGGTCAAACGGTTTATATTTTGACAAAAAAGGAAACCTGATTGCGTGTGCCGATTTGAATAATCAACTATGGCAATTTGACAAAAACGGAAAACACAAAGTGATTTATGAAGATAAAGTAAACGCTCATAACGGTCCGAATGATTTGTGGATTGATGCTAAAAACGGTATTTATTTCACTGATCCGTTGTATGTTCGGAATTATTGGGAAAGAGATTCGATTAGCAAAAGAACAGGCAATCATGTATATTATCTTTCGCCTGATAGAAAAAAAATCATCGCCGTTGACGAAAATTTAAAACAACCCAATGGTATCGTTGGATCGGCGGATGGAAAAAAATTGTATGTTGCCGATATTAACGATCAAAAAACGTATAGTTATGACATTCAACCTGATGGAATGTTGGCAAACCGACAATTATTTTGCGAAATGGGTTCAGACGGCATGACAATCGATAATCAAGGAAACGTGTATTTAACCGGAAACGGGGTTTCAGTGTTTAATAAAGATGGTTTTCCGATTGCACATATTAACGTACCAAAAAGCTGGACAGCCAATGTTTGCTTTGGCGGAAAAAATAACGACCTCTTATTTATCACGGCAATGGATGCGGTTTATGGTCTAAAAATGAATGTAAAAGGAGTGACTTATGGGAAGAAATAA